Proteins found in one Podarcis muralis chromosome 5, rPodMur119.hap1.1, whole genome shotgun sequence genomic segment:
- the LOC144327685 gene encoding uncharacterized protein LOC144327685 — protein MFLWTELLVFGFALIVDAQDTDPSLIIFGNSSRKGGAPIDWNQTNVDPNFEDPDMVQTNLDPDFEDLGKYQPETLTSIPRTDNSTANHEHLEKDAVITKTQHGFLKNKSRNTQTILHFQQSHWNWRSFGDPMLP, from the exons atgtttttgtggACTGAACTCTTGGTGTTTGGCTTTGCCCTCATTGTGGATGCACAAGACACAG ATCCTTCTTTAATTATCTTTGGCAATTCTTCAAGAAAAGGTGGGGCTCCCATAGACTGGAACCAGACAAATGTTGACCCCAACTTTGAAGACCCAG ACATGGTCCAGACAAATCTTGACCCCGACTTTGAAGACCTAGGTAAGTACCAGCCAGAGACCTTGACATCAAtacctagaacagataattcaacagccAATcatgagcatttagaaaaggatgctgtgattacgaagacacagcatgggtttctcaaaaataagtccagGAACACCCAAACCATCCTTCATTTCCAGCAATCTCACTGGAATTGGAGATCCTTTGGAGACCCAATGCTGCCATGA
- the LOC144327686 gene encoding receptor-type tyrosine-protein phosphatase C-like — protein MLEVWSNDVLKFLIGENFRTTEEQNGCTVTGLSPNKNYSCLSELLFHGNIAKTGNKQLTTDYGKPTPVREMQVDPLNQEISAVKIKCREPEQINGPEEKYYLYFLDEETMIKANESCYFEVINLCHSTTYQFKVIFYNGKYFSDPVISDPVRRRHVVNNYGNLVTCLAFLVTGKSLALLLLLHKIHILIVKKSRDQDLPMQPLNRGWYSPTSGKGKYLIDVSA, from the exons ATGCTTGAAGTATGGAGCAATGATGTTTTGAAATTTCTTATAGGTGAGAATTTTCGGACCACTGAAGAGCAGAATGGTTGTACAGTGACAGGTTTATCACCCAACAAGAACTACAGTTGTTTATCAGAATTATTGTTTCATGGCAATATTGCGAAAACTGGCAACAAACAGCTAACAACAGATTATGGAA AGCCAACACCAGTGAGAGAAATGCAAGTCGACCCATTAAACCAAGAAATCAGTGCTGTTAAGATCAAGTGCAGGGAGCCAGAACAAATAAATGGTCCTgaagaaaaatattatttgtacTTCTTAGACGAGGAGACCATGATTAAAGCTAACGAAAGCTGTTACTTTGAAGTTATAAACCTCTGTCATTCGACAACATACCAGTTTAAG GTTATTTTCTACAATGGGAAATATTTCTCAGACCCTGTGATCTCTGACCCAGTAAGAAGAAGAC ATGTTGTAAATAATTATGGAAACCTAGTGACGTGTTTGGCATTCCTCGTTACTGGGAAGTCCTTGGCTTTGCTCCTTCTTCTGCATAAAATCCACATCCTTATCGTAAAAAAATCAAG GGATCAAGATTTACCTATGCAGCCTCTTAACAGAGGTTGGTATTCTCCTACTTCTGGCAAGGGCAAGTATTTAATTGATGTTTCTGCCTAG